Proteins encoded by one window of Mus musculus strain C57BL/6J chromosome 10, GRCm38.p6 C57BL/6J:
- the E030030I06Rik gene encoding uncharacterized protein LOC319887 isoform X1, whose translation MRGAGGTRWKSPGQSDHTFSLSSGLLLLGAEIVGRLRNRCGGGRGGISGGGGRARRLSWAEFRGCARLAPAGEKVGPSSPGAPEACKSESTHPGSSVPHRQPAASKEKDSLGGADQSTSAWQRSAKAPDLKNGGRFLIPKRQRVQTSEEDLRLSTVREVAVLRHLETLEQPYVVRFSSRCHYPQRD comes from the coding sequence ATGAGGGGAGCTGGTGGAACCCGATGGAAGTCTCCCGGGCAGTCTGATCACACTTTCTCCTTGTCCTCCGGTCTCCTCCTCCTAGGTGCAGAGATTGTGGGCAGACTACGTAATCGCTgcggagggggaagaggagggatctCCGGCGGCGGCGGCAGGGCGCGGAGACTCAGCTGGGCGGAGTTTCGCGGCTGCGCCCGGCTTGCGCCCGCGGGCGAGAAGGTCGGTCCGTCTAGCCCGGGGGCCCCCGAGGCGTGTAAGTCAGAGAGTACGCACCCCGGTTCCTCTGTGCCGCACCGACAGCCTGCAGCCAGCAAGGAGAAGGACAGCCTGGGTGGCGCCGATCAGAGTACGAGTGCTTGGCAGAGATCGGCGAAGGCCCCCGACCTGAAGAATGGCGGCCGCTTCCTGATTCCGAAGCGCCAGCGAGTACAGACCAGTGAGGAGGACTTGCGGCTCTCCACCGTCCGTGAGGTGGCGGTGCTGAGGCACCTGGAGACCTTAGAGCAACCCTACGTGGTCAG